From the Hevea brasiliensis isolate MT/VB/25A 57/8 chromosome 13, ASM3005281v1, whole genome shotgun sequence genome, the window GAGTTTCAATTATAGCTTAGGATAATAAACTGTACCCAGCGAAATTTTCCTTGTGCGTAGGAAGCCCTGACATCATGGCATCAAAGACAACTACCGCTTTCACCTCTGTAAACATTAGCAGACAAAGATAAGGACATAAATGTATTATGCATGAACTCCATTGCCAATGCACAAACATCTATTCTCTGATGCTAAACACAACATAAAAAAACAGAGCCAAAATTCAAAGTACGTAAAAGACTGAGGACCATTAACTGGAAAACCTTATTCAAATTGTAAACTAGCTAAAGTAAGAATTTCATGTTCACAGGtctcaattttttttcattttgccACAATTTAATTGATAATTGAAGTGTGTACTCAAAGAACAACTGAATCACTCCATTCTTATGCAAAATATCCAAGCAATAGCAGCTTCAGCACACAACATAACCCATTGTTCCTACCCTTTTTTGTTTCACTGTTTTGAAGTAGAGAGGGaggaagaaagaaaaatgaaacaGAAGACAGAGTTCTCAACAGTTTTCTTCccaaaaagagaaaagggaaggaagaagaggaagaagaagatcatCCAAACCCCTGAGGCAATAAAAGCTGCAGGGCTTACCATGTATCATATTCAAGGAAACTTCAGTAATAGTGATTTGTTTCGCAAAAGGCTTTGGCATGAAAAAGGATTCACAGCCTCAGCCTCTAACTAACGCATAATAATGACAAattcttcaacctctttcactttgaCTGCTAGTGAAATTTATGGCATAGCAGTTAATTTCATGCCACTGATGTGCATCCACCATATAATGATGATATACATTAATCACATTGGAAACTTGTACTCTAGGAATGCAGAATATGTGAAGGAAGTGACGGATACTGGCATACTGCAGAGAACATGCATAAaatgcagaaaaaaaaaattatattttccacCTTACTTTCATGAAAGAGAACAGACACAGGCATATATATGTAAGTAATATTGGAACATTTCACCCTTGCCCATTGCACGTATCCTATGCAATAAATCATCTAAACCTTTCACTTCAAAATGAGATTAGAATAAACTGCATGTAAGCATTCCTCTTTATTCAAGGGAACAAAGTGCAAACCTCTAAGCATACTGAATGTTACAAGTTCATCAATTAATTTTTGTCGGGCAATATCAAGTCGTCCATTTATAAAATGCTTCTTCAGCTTCGCCCAATAGCCACATACATTATAGCCATCGACAAGCAAGACGGGGACTGTGTTGTCTATAACCTGGTTTGTACTGTAAATTATAATTGGTAGATCAAACAAAAATCCTTTCCCAAGAGTCTAAAAACTTGATGGCTGAAATAGCGAACTCCAATAAGAAAGGAACCTGGAAAGAGTATTACTAGTAGAGGGACAAGGTAGGATCACGATAGAGTTCTGTATCTTCTGGAAGGTCTTCGTTGTCCACTTTCTTTTTGCGGTAACTGGTAGCAGGCTTGGGTGTGCTAGACTTCCTCTTTTGAAATTCCTACTGAATGTACATTTGATTAGATAGAGGATAGGGACCTAAACAAGCTTTACAGGTCTCAGCACATAACACACCTTCCATAACTTCAAAAACTGCAAATTCTGCTTGAGATTTGATGTAATTCTTGGAGGAGCTGGCTCAGAACCCTATCATTGAAATGATTGTTAAAACTGTATAATACGGAAATTAAACCACATTCATATGTAAAATTTGTTAAATAATGTTTTGATACCATTGTCAATAAAATAGTTGAAAGGCTGAAAACGAAATAGTATCAATTTCAACagaaaaaatgaaattaattagactaTAACACCTCCAAACTGTTTCCAGGACTGGAAGAATACTTGTTATCAAAGTTCACTACAAGATCCGAGAGCAAGTTTAAGTCGCATTCCTCAAGCAAATATAATCTTCATGGTTTTAAAAAAGCAGCCATTATACAGTAGTACTTTTAAACTCCCATAGAGTTGCAAGGCATTACATAACATCCCTCTAAAAGACACCAAAGTAAAGCCATTAGATTACATACATGATGGCCTTTGCAACTGTTAATCATTGTTATGGCCATTATCCTTTAACCCCCAAATCAACTGTTAATCATTGCAGCAAGATGAAATATTGGCAAATGGGACCACAATAGTACaaagtacaaaaaaaaaatctagcaGTACCCATCAGACAACCATAATTAAGATTATCAATCAAAATAAGTAAAGGCAAGCTTGGGATAAATTTGGTACTGAACAACTGAGTACTACCCAGTAAAGATTATACATCAATTGGAGAGTACATATGATGATAATCGATTAGCGTTAGATTAGAGCAGAGAAACACAATTTGCAACCAATATCATAATAAAAAGAGTAATAGAAGTAGAATAGAAAAGGGAACCTTTGGAGGAGGAGGGCGAGGCTTCTTGCTCTTCCCCATTACAATAACAATCTTGTTGTagtaagaagaagaagatgatgaagaagaagaagaagaagagggtgAAGAAGATGAGCAATATCCACCACCATAACCATTATAGGGATACGGTAATGTAAATGTTTCCATGGGTTTAATCCAATTTGGAGCAGAGAGTATCTTCTTTCTTGTTGTTTGGTGTTACAATTGGGATTGTGAGGTTGGACATTGAAGAGAAGATGAAACCAGAACTATCAACAGAAAGAAAATGTGGATGTGATATGCACAAATAGGACCCACGCGTCTGAAGGAAGATTATTTGAAGGGAagggaaaaaatatttttttttatttaaacaataattataaaaaaaaggagaaactaataaaaataaattcttttttcatttctaattttttttctctaatttaatataaaaatgaaggaaataataatgtaaaaaaatttataaaagttaAAGTTATGAATATATCTTATACATATAATAAAacgttataataaaaataatttttacttaatttttttaatatgtcgCTTCTTCTCCCTAAATTCTTGGCAGTTCATTATGCAATAACAATAAAGAATCACTTTTaacttgttatatatatatatatatatatatatatatatatatatatatatatatatatatatatatatatatatatatatatatatatattcaatggaTTTTTGTCTTTGTTTATGATTTCAACTTAACAAGAACACTATTCAACAATATCTTAAACTAAAACTATAAAGACCTCCAGAACAAAAGTAATTTCTTTATGCCGAAGATGCACATGAGCTTTTGTTTAACTGCAACACAGTTCAAAGTTTTCATTGTTTACAATAGTATTGCAAAATTTGTCAAGTGGCCTCAAAGAAGATTTGTATATGTGAAAAACAAGTGCTTTGTAGTCAGATGTTCTATGACTGCATCACCAACGAATTCTAATAGTTGATAAACAAATACTCTAGAAGTGTAACAACctgattttttaataaatatttttttattaaattaataatttattaatattttattcatcattttaaattaatattttcacaatgatattttttttaaatgaatattatttttatgtgtattattattattttatttattatttgtattattattattatttttgaaaaaatattttcttgataaatttaattgagatggattcaaatgatataaacgttggggcgtcctctactaacgacgcgctacatcggagcccgggtgtagtgataaatatgcaagggtgtagggcgttcacccaaagcgacgcgccatgccggcgcccgggtgtggtgttaagtgagcaagggttcctacatcatggacgggtgtgggtaaagaagttagtccatatgaCAGATAGTAaagcaaatagtggaacagaacacaagatagacatagaaaacaatagaagatatcatagaaggagaccaattaggaaggagcaggatagaaggaggatcagggttggtacttggaatgttggatcacttacaggaaaattaatggagcttgtggataccttggaaaggagaagggtgaatattgcttgcattcaggagactaaaagggtaggagagaaaagtaaggaagtgggtaattcagggtacaaagcGTGGTTtctgaaaggagagaaacaagaacagtgggtataatcataaacagaacattgaaagacgcagagtaatgtgaaagagtaggagatagaattatactagtaaagctagtattagaaggagaaacaataaatatagttagtgcttatgccccacaaataggactagacagtgagagtaaacaaaggttttgggaagatatggatgatttaatgcaaagcataccgaatgaagagaatgttttcattggtggagatttgaatggacatgtaggaagtgatagacaaggttatgagaatgttcatggaggttttggttttggcagtcgaaatgaggagggaaaaagcatcctggattttgctatggcatatgacctaatactagcaaatacctactttataaaaagagagtcacatttagtgacttttaaaagtgggcaacatagaagccaaatcgacttcctcttaaccaggaagacaaatagagctctatgcaaggattgcaaagtcattccaggagaggctttaacaagtcaacataggttggtggtcttggatgtcaagtttaggaacaattcaagtaaggtcagaagaaatagtgtagttcgaacaaagtggtgggagttcaaaggagtaaagcaagtgaagttcaaaaatgagcttctcgagtctgaagtatggaagctagatatggaggccaatgatatgtggatacagatggcatcaaagattagagaagtagctagaaaagtacttggagagtctaaaggacatggaccaccctcaaaagagagatggtggtggaatgaggaagtacaaaagcgttgaagagaaaaagggaatggtataagaaattacctaaatgtgataataatgaggcatatgaacagtacaagatagcaaagaaagaggcaaaaaaggcagttagtcaagtaagagcacaggcctttgaaaagttatatgagaaacttgaaactaaagaaggggagaaagatatttatagattagcaaggagtagagaaaggaaatgtcaagatctcaatcaagttaggtgcattaaggataaagaaggaaaagtgttggtgaaagatgaggacattaaagaaaaatggagaaattattttaatgatctctttaataatagtcaaaatggtaatagcgtgaatatagattatagaacaatagaaaagaatgtaaattatactagaaggattcgattttttagaagtaaaggaaacacttaagagaatgaaagtgggtaaagcctgtggacccgatgaaataccaattgaagtgtggaagtatttgggagatatgggagtggcatggttaactaaattatttaataagattctaaactcaaagaaaatgcctgatgaatggaagaagagtattttagtacctatttttaaaaataagggagacatacagagttgctcaaactataggggaattaaactcatgagccatactatgaagttgtgggagagagtggtggagcatcgactacgtcatgatacttctatctctctcaatcaatttggtttcatgcccggtcgttcaactatggaagcgatctttctcattagaagcttgatggagaaatatagagatgtgaagaaagatctacacatggtttttattgatttggagaaggcttatgatagtgttccaagagaggtcttatggaatgtgttagaacaaaagagggtatctattaggtacatacaagtattgaaagatatgtatgaaggagcaactactattgtgcacacagtgggaggggacacgagattttccgatctcaattggattacaccaaggatcagccataagcccttacctttttatattagttttagatgaactgacgaaacatatacaagagagtattccttggtgcatgatgtttgcggatgatattgttctgatagatgagacacgagaaggagtcaatagaaagctagaactttggagaagtactctagagtcaaagggttttaagttaagtagaacaaagacagaatacatgcattgcaagttcagtgaaggccaaactggtgatagggagggagttagtttgaatggagtggtactgttgcaaagtaatcactttaaatatctaggctcagtccttcaagtagatgggggatgtgaggaggatgttagtcataggattaaagccggatggttaaagtggagacgtgccacgggagttttatgtgatcgtaagattcccaataaattgaaaggaaaattttaccgtacagccatacgaccggctatgttatatggtagtgagtgttgggcactgaaagagtcgcatgcatctaagataagagttgcagagatgagaatgttaaggtggatgagtggccatactagactagataaagtccgttatgagagtattagagaaaaggtaggagtagtgccaattgaaaataagttgagagaagggagattgaggtggtttggtcatgtgaagcgtagacatacggaggctccagttagacaagtagagcacattaggttagaggatagaaagaaaaaaaggggtagacctaaattgacttggaggagagtagtacaacatgacttagaagcattacacatttctgaggatttaacccaaaatcgttcagagtggaaaaagcgaatccatatagccgatcccaaatttttgggataaaggcttagttgagttgagttgagttgagttgagtatgttAATACATATATAAgagataaatgaatgaaatgaaaaagTAGTGATAATGACAAGTGAGGATTCTTAGACAGTGTATGcgcaggaaattaaaaaaaaaaatttcgatTGATTTTTCTCATTCTCCTTCCCAcatagggctgagcagaattcggtttaaaccgaaaaatcgaactaaaccgagtcaattcggttcaattgatttggttttaaaattcaatcgattcggttcggttttacattataaaaattttagttatttcagTTCAATTcggttttgaaaagaaaaaaatcgattaaaccgaatcaaactgaatagtaatttatatattcaaatcgaaccaaatcgaaccgaatcgatttttgaattgatttattttatgaaaaatttatgaattatatttaattttatatatattaattgtttaattttattgattaatagttattaggttcaaaccaaagtcaaaattagaccaaataacttgaaaatcaagtttaaattaaaaaaatcaatcaaaaatcaaaatcgatCGATTTAAATGGAACCGAACCGAAAATAGAGCAGTTcggttcaattcaattttttacccattttggttcggttcggtttctgaAATTTAaaattcgatttttataatttaatttggttcGGCTCGGTTCGAACCAAATGCTCACCCCTACTCCCACATTTTTCCCTTTGCCCTCTCGCCACTCTCTTCctccacaccccccccccccaacccttTTTGTAGCTGCTGGCTAGACTCCGACCACcagctgaaggagcggaagcatgaaaaattgttacattagagcattgaattttaaaatttttttttccagggttacatgcatcataccacatctcttatgtgcctaattatttcaatgctcaattgcatattaaaacacttttaatatgtattaggatctatgtttgccattcaagattgtgaattaacaaattaattcatttaaaccctagtttaaaagagaagttagaacactaacctctttgatgcactatggatgtaattgacacgtttaggaagcacctagaacctcaagtgttgtccctctagcttgtccacaccaagatcatcaATGGGCaggcccccaatttgcttctcaagcctttgccaaccaattataaattgggtttttgcctttagagaggtagtatgtatgtataggacactagaaataatttctagcaattttaattctcaggattttgggcaattctctttgaattgatgagacaagatgaagcggagagggagagaggtgtgccgccaccttgaggaAAAGAATAAGAGTGttgtgtttcttcttttcttttcccttttatataattaggtcattaagtcacttaaaccatATGCCACATGTTACCACCTCAttgtatcttatttttaattgactcaatcacattaagccaagtgttaaaGCTAGACTTATTCTTGATTTTGATCATATTACAtggtaggaagacaaatgacaagcttaaatgatgccatgtgtcaccatctcatggtgccacatgtcaccatgtgaaatgaccaaattactcctatgttataattttgagttcttaacccaaaatcattatttctcttcttcaaatcaatttatatcaactataaattaattaattaatatttattaattaatttctcacaattaaatttatatttaaatactttaaatataaatttaacttatactatacatccaataacctagatttggtttcaagccatgctagggactttgcaatctcattgcaaaccaaacctatttaattaatcaattaaactctttaattaatcaattaaatcacatttaacttggtgattacttgtgtatgtgtgtaacttactaagatcatcactaattggcaatgagatatgatattaactcttaatatcatcaaaactctttcttaccataaatgatttctctaaatcattttaggcatctcatagaccatggttgacacctagcatagtgtgccatagccacccaatcagtaataaagaataccttaaatgaacctataatcatatgttaccatgcactagaatctctctgttacaaaatctcaatttcagctggagtcatggtttatgtcaaactccatttgctatgaatattatgttctcttttaattctagttcttgattaattagattttcttgtcagaaactcttttctaactaaatctgtttgtcctgaccaggaatttgaaacattaagaagaattaaataaacatatgattttattcttatttacttagggtaacagattccatcttgatcaacacctatctttatatataactagtaggagccaacacatacccatatacccatacacagtacaagtatgaaagtagtatcaaactcaaactatctatatacaagataacacaatatacaagataactgtgttatctcaggtctaaagattatatacactgatatgatatatgacaatgcattgataagagtaaactccatgtgcttgtcatatgcgtcattgGTTCgatctacttatcatgtataagtgcctatcatgtttgttatatggcatgagactcaccattccattttatttttatctcatataaataccttgggaacaaaaatgattacaatctttttggataagtcatgtcctgtgtgaagtatcctcaattgtgaatcaatttaagatattttgtgctagaaatactgtcactcatattcttaacaacttaagaatagaatttctaacaaaatatcaatagaccttttctattacacataaatatattatgtaaacaaaaaagtaaaattgccttttattaataaaatatgtacaagatacatactaaatgatatgctctagggcatactactaataatctcccactagcactagagccattcattacaatatcttagacctatcttctcaagatgtcagtctaactgagcttatgacataggcttcgtgaatggattagctggattttcagctgatgctattttttgcatggctacatcgcctcgcccaactatctctctgataatgtggtagtgcctttctatgtgtttggatttctagtgagactgggattccttagcctgtatgacagctccattgttgtcacagtagagtggagctgctgactcaatggaaggaactcctgtaagttctgtcatgaacttatttatccaaacagcttcttttgtaggatctgatgtagcaatatactcaacctttgtagtggaatcagcagtcgtactttgtttggaactcttctaactgactgcacctctattacaaatgaacacaaacccagaggtagactttcgataatcgatatctgattggaaatcagaatcagtataactatccaattgcaagtcaccacttccataaatcaagaataaatccttagctcttctcaagtacttaaggatgttcttgacagctatccagtgttccaaacctggattggattgaaacctgctagtcaaactaactgcaagtgcgatattcggcctaatacacatcattgcatacatcaaacttccaataaccgaagcatatggaatcctggccattttatctctttcttcaggtgtctttggagacatctctttagaaaggtggataccatgtctcaccggtaacaattctctcttggaatcaagcatgttaaacctcttaaaaccttttccaagtatagactttgggataaaccaattattcttttcgctctatctctatagatgtgaattccaagaatataggttgcctcccctaagtctttcatggagaatgtatttgacaatcatacctttacagctgtcaacatacctatgtcattacctatcaacagaatatcatctacatataagacaagaaaagtgatagcactatcactaacctttttatatacacatggctcatccacattttttataaaaccaaatgacttaatggcttcatcaaaatggatgttccaactcctcgaagcttatttcaacccataaatggattgctt encodes:
- the LOC131171854 gene encoding uncharacterized protein LOC131171854, with amino-acid sequence METFTLPYPYNGYGGGYCSSSSPSSSSSSSSSSSSYYNKIVIVMGKSKKPRPPPPKGSEPAPPRITSNLKQNLQFLKLWKEFQKRKSSTPKPATSYRKKKVDNEDLPEDTELYRDPTLSLYYTNQVIDNTVPVLLVDGYNVCGYWAKLKKHFINGRLDIARQKLIDELVTFSMLREVKAVVVFDAMMSGLPTHKENFAGVDVVYSGESCADAWIEREVTALKEDGCPKVWVVTSDHMQQHAAHGAVCILWIVYYCCIEFP